From a region of the Salinispira pacifica genome:
- a CDS encoding ABC transporter substrate-binding protein, with translation MNKLLVLLLILAAAFSLVLVSCGGEAEEAQVEETAEAVAPGLTVINRNSGWEVGQKGGELVLGQLGSGPKSFNPVLAEETSSTDITDYMISDALVQRDQHTLEWAPALAESWEISDDEKVLTLTLRDDIFWSDGEPITAEDFEYTINNIIYDEGVQTSTRDSYTVGGELTEWVALDERTLQISAVEVYAGLLNIANSSAVPKHIVEPLIEENGIEAFNNLWGIDADPTTIPSSGPWVISEYIANQRISFEPNPYYYKTDAEGTQLPYLEQITFLFTPDTDTMLQQFLAGTVDVYAVRGEDYSVLVEEKENLGFEMYEVGASTSTNFITFNQNPDEDGPENDGDAGLTEPKLTWLSNQSFREAMAHLVDRQTYINNIAFGFGYPQYSFVPRFSPYYWEGADEAALKYDPIAAAELLDSIDYIDRDGDGVREDPEGNPIALNLATNSGNRVREDIITAFAQEAANVGIQITPRPVDFNELVNQLVATYDWDMILIGLTGSVDPISGANVYPSYGNLHMIEPNQESPRRDWEARVDEAWKEANETTDEAQRKSGWEKIQREWLENLPWVFTYNPLLMSAYDADLGNVFPQPINGYGAIGISEYLYRK, from the coding sequence ATGAATAAGCTTCTTGTCTTACTTCTGATTCTTGCAGCAGCATTCAGTCTGGTACTGGTTAGCTGCGGCGGAGAAGCGGAAGAAGCACAGGTCGAGGAAACTGCGGAAGCGGTTGCCCCCGGTCTTACTGTTATTAACCGGAATTCCGGTTGGGAAGTCGGCCAGAAGGGCGGCGAACTTGTGCTCGGTCAGCTGGGATCAGGACCCAAGTCCTTCAACCCCGTGCTTGCCGAAGAAACCAGCTCCACCGACATTACCGACTATATGATCTCCGATGCTCTGGTTCAGCGTGATCAGCATACTCTGGAATGGGCGCCCGCTCTTGCAGAGAGCTGGGAAATCTCTGACGACGAGAAAGTCCTGACCCTTACTCTTCGTGACGACATTTTCTGGTCCGACGGCGAACCCATTACTGCGGAAGATTTCGAGTACACCATCAACAACATTATTTACGATGAAGGCGTACAGACTTCCACCCGGGACTCCTATACCGTGGGCGGCGAACTCACCGAATGGGTTGCACTGGACGAAAGAACCCTGCAGATTTCTGCAGTCGAAGTGTATGCGGGTCTGCTGAACATCGCCAATAGTTCTGCGGTTCCCAAACACATTGTAGAACCCCTGATTGAAGAAAACGGTATTGAAGCATTCAACAACCTCTGGGGTATTGATGCGGATCCCACCACCATTCCTTCTTCAGGTCCCTGGGTGATCTCGGAATATATCGCCAACCAGCGCATATCTTTCGAGCCCAACCCATACTATTACAAGACCGATGCCGAAGGTACACAGCTGCCCTACCTTGAGCAGATTACCTTCCTGTTCACTCCCGACACCGACACCATGCTCCAGCAGTTCCTTGCGGGCACCGTGGATGTGTACGCAGTCCGGGGTGAAGACTACTCCGTTCTTGTGGAAGAAAAGGAAAACCTCGGTTTTGAAATGTATGAAGTGGGAGCTTCAACCAGCACCAACTTCATTACTTTCAACCAGAATCCCGACGAAGACGGTCCGGAAAACGACGGCGATGCGGGACTCACCGAGCCCAAGCTGACCTGGCTGAGCAATCAGAGTTTCCGGGAAGCCATGGCTCACCTTGTTGACCGCCAGACTTACATCAATAACATCGCATTCGGTTTCGGATATCCTCAGTACAGCTTCGTTCCCCGGTTCAGCCCCTATTACTGGGAAGGAGCCGATGAAGCTGCACTCAAGTATGACCCCATTGCTGCTGCGGAACTTTTGGACAGCATCGATTACATCGACCGTGACGGTGACGGTGTGAGGGAAGACCCCGAAGGCAACCCCATCGCACTCAACCTGGCTACCAACTCAGGTAATCGAGTACGGGAAGATATTATCACTGCGTTCGCACAGGAAGCTGCAAACGTGGGAATTCAGATCACTCCCCGCCCTGTGGACTTCAACGAACTGGTTAACCAGCTGGTAGCAACCTACGACTGGGACATGATCCTCATCGGTCTTACCGGTTCTGTTGACCCCATCAGCGGCGCAAACGTGTATCCCTCATATGGTAACCTCCACATGATCGAACCCAACCAGGAAAGCCCCCGTCGTGACTGGGAAGCCCGGGTTGATGAAGCATGGAAAGAGGCGAACGAGACCACCGATGAAGCACAGAGAAAATCAGGTTGGGAAAAGATCCAGCGCGAATGGCTTGAAAACCTTCCCTGGGTGTTCACATACAATCCCCTGCTGATGTCTGCCTACGATGCGGACCTGGGTAACGTATTTCCCCAGCCCATCAACGGCTATGGTGCAATTGGTATCTCCGAATACCTGTACCGGAAATAA
- a CDS encoding prenyltransferase, with protein sequence MTFQQFLSVVEIRTKIVSLSTFFIACMYIFLGDTAVSPGRLLLLLAAVLMVDMGTTAFNSFFDYYKGVDSRELEREQEKVLVYQGVAPGAAFLTAAALFAGAGIIGIYLVYLVGWPLLILGILSFFTGILYSGGPRPISHTAFGEIFAGGFLGMVLFIIVRMVLEDGSVSPGEMLPGLPSTMLIAAILTVNNSCDLEADRKAGRKTLSILIGRKASAVLILLLVLGAFGLQTWFSFAAVGGMQPAAALPVLAAGAASLVIYGRMVRSGLIQSRKGPSMQGISRIFLLFTSGVLIGGGISLI encoded by the coding sequence ATGACATTTCAACAATTTCTATCCGTTGTGGAAATACGCACCAAGATCGTATCTCTGAGTACGTTTTTCATAGCATGTATGTATATATTTCTGGGCGACACGGCAGTCAGCCCCGGAAGGCTGCTTCTGCTTCTTGCGGCGGTGCTCATGGTCGATATGGGAACCACTGCATTCAACAGTTTTTTCGACTATTACAAGGGTGTGGACAGCCGGGAGCTGGAAAGGGAACAGGAGAAGGTGCTGGTGTACCAGGGAGTAGCCCCGGGGGCTGCCTTCCTCACTGCCGCGGCCCTCTTCGCGGGAGCGGGGATTATCGGCATATACCTGGTGTATCTGGTGGGCTGGCCCCTGCTGATTCTGGGCATTCTGAGTTTCTTCACCGGAATTCTGTACAGCGGCGGTCCCAGACCCATCAGCCACACGGCCTTTGGGGAAATTTTTGCCGGCGGCTTCTTGGGAATGGTTCTTTTTATTATTGTACGGATGGTTCTGGAGGACGGCTCAGTGAGCCCCGGGGAAATGCTGCCGGGACTGCCATCCACCATGCTCATCGCTGCAATCCTCACCGTAAACAACAGCTGCGACCTTGAAGCAGACCGGAAGGCGGGAAGGAAAACCCTGAGCATCCTCATCGGCCGGAAAGCCTCGGCAGTTCTTATTCTCCTGCTGGTACTGGGAGCCTTCGGCCTGCAGACCTGGTTCAGCTTTGCAGCCGTGGGGGGAATGCAGCCGGCTGCGGCACTTCCCGTACTGGCGGCCGGGGCAGCTTCCCTGGTCATCTATGGCCGCATGGTTCGCTCGGGGCTCATACAGAGCCGGAAGGGTCCATCCATGCAGGGAATCAGCAGAATTTTTCTTCTGTTCACCTCAGGGGTGCTGATCGGCGGCGGGATCTCACTGATCTGA
- a CDS encoding Hsp33 family molecular chaperone HslO yields MKKEFPGSKSTLLRYIDTAHSFRLRLIPGSALGESLADAHGLGGRVRELFIQAVHATALLSADLKQTVRMVLQARWDDAGFSLEGHWDGHVRGYIRGADLLEYRVAEDPSMAGSMSIIRLIGSHPGYTGYAAIFGFNLRSALEGYFQSSEQRESHFLFHDDFSAMIEAMPGEDLSGDINLKQILEELAVTVKNADISDPQGLADLVNRDQELNLEFLGGEAKDIFCPCSREKISAYLQGLDGEELRSMHREGPWPVKVSCHNCGSEYSFQRDEIETFLNNRESDQ; encoded by the coding sequence ATGAAAAAAGAATTTCCCGGCTCAAAATCAACTTTGCTCCGATATATCGATACAGCCCATTCCTTCCGACTGAGACTTATCCCCGGGTCGGCCCTTGGCGAGTCCCTTGCAGACGCCCATGGGCTGGGGGGGCGGGTTCGGGAGCTCTTCATTCAGGCCGTCCATGCCACGGCGCTGCTGTCCGCCGATTTGAAGCAGACAGTGCGGATGGTGCTCCAGGCCAGATGGGATGATGCCGGATTTTCCCTGGAAGGGCATTGGGACGGCCATGTGAGGGGATACATCAGAGGGGCGGATCTGCTGGAATACCGTGTTGCAGAAGATCCTTCAATGGCGGGAAGCATGTCCATCATCCGGCTTATCGGTTCCCATCCCGGATATACCGGCTATGCCGCCATATTCGGATTTAATCTTCGTTCAGCCCTGGAGGGGTATTTCCAGAGCTCGGAACAGCGGGAAAGTCATTTTCTGTTCCATGATGATTTTTCCGCCATGATAGAGGCCATGCCCGGAGAGGACCTGTCCGGAGATATCAATCTGAAACAGATCCTGGAAGAGCTTGCCGTGACAGTGAAGAACGCAGATATCAGTGACCCCCAGGGGCTGGCCGATCTGGTAAACCGGGACCAGGAGCTGAACCTTGAGTTTCTGGGGGGAGAGGCCAAGGATATTTTCTGTCCCTGCAGCCGGGAGAAGATTTCCGCTTACTTGCAGGGGCTGGATGGGGAGGAGCTTCGCTCCATGCACCGGGAAGGGCCCTGGCCGGTGAAGGTCAGCTGTCACAACTGCGGCTCGGAATACTCGTTCCAGCGGGATGAAATTGAAACATTCCTGAACAACCGGGAATCAGATCAGTGA
- a CDS encoding ATP-binding protein, whose translation MQHDKVNVSSFFQVSEILFYLTNLFIFIGLVQYTVRDMQNVMIPLGIADLVVIIIQVLLLILVFAGVINRNTAMAALLFLSIFLFQLSAVVNNNLGGNVDLQIAITTFISLLFASLAAFTVSKYMALGIGAVNLLFFIGTSLYYESARMMNDLVFFTTIILGYTIAMYYYRHSLESLAESLYDSYRLVKKQKIELELLKDKAEKINEVNRPFVVFGKNTSGLIHDFKNDLGTLGASGQLLKMKIRQNKAVTLEDIEDLEEHIGRIDSRVETIKYVVSASNHRDMEDIPLKRLINATLYPFRLTADLKNRIIFDELVHGEPEVRASRYRLVQILENLIRNSCEAIVDEQDRRQLFEIEDERADIPESIEEMLQNQERLGKVRVEARPVEAAVLLAIEDNGPGFSMCRDCESSNCIDCMEFEIGKTTKDYGSGLGLVSVIEAVSAMKGAMRISAVKPQGARVEILLPQEPSRPLSQEFVVSMGFSSRIRG comes from the coding sequence ATGCAGCACGACAAAGTGAACGTCTCAAGTTTCTTTCAAGTGAGTGAAATTCTTTTTTATCTGACGAATCTTTTCATATTCATCGGGTTGGTGCAGTACACCGTCAGGGATATGCAGAATGTGATGATTCCCCTGGGAATAGCCGATCTTGTGGTGATTATTATTCAGGTGCTTCTTCTAATCCTGGTATTTGCAGGGGTGATTAACCGCAACACCGCCATGGCGGCACTTCTCTTTCTCAGTATCTTTCTTTTTCAGCTTTCCGCCGTTGTGAACAATAATCTCGGGGGCAACGTTGATCTCCAGATTGCCATTACCACATTTATAAGTCTTCTGTTCGCCTCCCTTGCGGCATTTACGGTCAGCAAATATATGGCCCTGGGAATCGGGGCGGTGAATTTGTTGTTTTTTATCGGTACCTCTCTCTATTATGAGAGTGCCAGGATGATGAACGACCTCGTGTTCTTCACCACCATCATTCTGGGCTATACCATTGCCATGTATTATTACCGGCATTCTCTGGAGAGTCTGGCGGAGAGTCTCTACGATTCCTACAGACTGGTAAAAAAGCAGAAGATCGAGCTTGAACTTCTTAAAGACAAGGCGGAAAAGATTAATGAGGTGAACCGTCCCTTTGTGGTGTTTGGAAAGAACACCAGCGGATTGATCCATGACTTCAAGAACGATTTGGGAACACTGGGAGCCAGCGGCCAGCTTCTGAAAATGAAAATACGGCAGAATAAGGCGGTTACTCTGGAGGATATTGAGGATCTGGAGGAACATATCGGGCGGATTGACAGCCGGGTGGAGACGATTAAATATGTTGTCAGCGCCTCCAATCACCGGGACATGGAAGATATCCCCCTGAAGCGGCTGATCAATGCCACCCTGTATCCGTTCCGTCTCACCGCCGATTTGAAAAACCGGATCATTTTTGATGAACTGGTTCACGGAGAGCCGGAGGTTCGTGCATCCCGTTACCGCCTGGTGCAGATTCTGGAAAACCTGATCCGCAATTCCTGTGAAGCCATCGTGGATGAGCAGGACCGCCGCCAGCTGTTTGAAATCGAGGATGAACGGGCGGATATCCCCGAGAGCATCGAAGAGATGCTCCAGAACCAAGAGCGTCTCGGGAAGGTACGGGTTGAAGCCCGGCCCGTCGAAGCCGCAGTACTGCTGGCAATAGAAGATAACGGTCCGGGCTTTTCCATGTGCAGGGATTGTGAAAGCAGTAACTGCATCGATTGCATGGAATTTGAAATCGGCAAAACCACCAAGGACTACGGCAGCGGTCTGGGATTGGTGAGCGTAATAGAGGCGGTATCGGCGATGAAGGGTGCCATGCGTATCAGCGCAGTCAAACCCCAGGGCGCAAGGGTGGAAATCCTCCTGCCCCAGGAACCTTCACGGCCCCTGTCGCAGGAGTTTGTTGTGAGTATGGGATTCAGCTCTCGTATTCGCGGATAG
- a CDS encoding adenylate/guanylate cyclase domain-containing protein, with protein sequence MKRPPHQIIAITVFFLLYSNTSFLFSAGILEDPELNRAKTGDIRAEDGVLDLRDYDFSRSGLISLRGEWEFHEKHFLQPGSPRNPDRFIRSGASWENGEGFAPRNFGSYRLTILLPRRIPAESLHLEHREVGSAARIYWNGENLLSIGRPASSAEFARGAWNSGVSSALEPADQVELIIHMSNYDTVNGGLIDNLIIGPRSRVYAHYHSTLAMNYFLLGILGIMAVYHLFLFFYRRREPAPLWFAVLSLFLGLRALVVDTFPLTLLLPGIGISPVMRLNFLTFSISIMAVTLYVHFTYPGKLSRVLAWASAAGSLAYSALVLIGPTFTFTSYLFPFQLFSLVIALGLSGVVLTALIRRKPFSGTFALGFLVLLVTAVFDIIKTILLLPVPSLSSLGMVLFILILSLNLSRRTTRALQDSETLSARLQQINNAMERFVPREFLRFLKKQEITDIHLGDHSEEFLTVLFADLKGFTNIAEESGPEHVFDLINTFLAGMGPAIRKNKGFVDKYLGDGIMALFSGNSSNAIQAAIEMHQALDHLNANRKDRGLPPLEMGIGIHTGSCMLGTIGEDMRMDGTVISDAVNLSFRLQSLTRTFSNRILISGEAVDHAMGNEGFYLRNIGSFSVKGRGNRVDVVEVINSDPPEIWKQKRKTRKMFEKAVFLNRQGKQKEALELFRGCRTEAPDDGAVRYYLETLS encoded by the coding sequence ATGAAGCGGCCCCCACATCAGATAATTGCCATTACAGTGTTTTTCCTCCTGTATTCTAATACAAGTTTTCTTTTTTCGGCAGGAATTCTTGAAGATCCTGAACTCAACCGCGCGAAAACCGGAGATATCCGGGCGGAGGATGGGGTTCTTGACCTCCGGGACTATGATTTTTCCCGCAGCGGACTCATCTCCCTCAGGGGGGAGTGGGAATTTCATGAAAAGCATTTTCTTCAGCCGGGATCCCCCCGAAATCCGGACCGCTTTATCCGAAGCGGGGCCTCCTGGGAGAACGGGGAAGGCTTTGCTCCTCGGAATTTCGGAAGCTACCGTCTCACCATTCTCCTGCCCCGGCGCATCCCCGCCGAAAGCCTGCATCTGGAGCACCGGGAAGTGGGATCAGCTGCGAGAATTTACTGGAACGGAGAAAACCTGCTATCCATCGGACGTCCGGCATCCTCGGCAGAGTTCGCCCGGGGAGCCTGGAACAGCGGAGTCAGCTCCGCACTGGAACCCGCTGATCAGGTGGAACTGATTATTCATATGTCCAATTACGATACGGTGAACGGCGGACTCATAGACAATCTGATTATCGGCCCCCGTTCCCGCGTGTACGCTCATTATCATTCCACTCTGGCCATGAATTATTTTCTCCTGGGCATTCTGGGAATTATGGCGGTGTATCATCTGTTTCTCTTCTTCTACCGGCGGAGGGAGCCGGCCCCGCTCTGGTTCGCCGTCCTTTCCCTTTTTCTGGGGCTCAGAGCACTGGTGGTCGATACCTTTCCACTCACCCTGCTCTTGCCCGGGATCGGGATATCACCGGTAATGAGGCTGAACTTCCTCACATTCAGCATCTCTATAATGGCAGTCACCCTCTATGTCCATTTCACCTACCCAGGGAAACTTTCCAGAGTTCTGGCCTGGGCTTCAGCAGCGGGATCGCTTGCCTACAGCGCTTTGGTACTGATTGGCCCCACCTTCACATTCACCTCCTATCTCTTCCCGTTCCAGCTGTTTTCTCTGGTTATCGCTCTGGGATTAAGCGGAGTGGTGCTTACTGCGCTCATCAGAAGAAAACCATTCTCGGGGACCTTTGCCCTGGGCTTTCTGGTTCTTTTAGTTACAGCAGTGTTCGATATCATCAAAACCATTCTGCTGCTCCCTGTTCCCAGCCTTTCCAGCCTGGGCATGGTTCTGTTTATTCTCATCCTCTCGCTGAATCTCAGCAGAAGAACAACCCGCGCCCTACAAGACTCTGAAACCCTCTCAGCCCGGCTTCAGCAGATCAATAATGCCATGGAACGCTTTGTACCCCGGGAATTTCTCCGATTTTTGAAAAAGCAGGAGATTACCGATATCCATCTTGGCGATCACTCTGAAGAATTTTTAACGGTGCTTTTTGCAGATTTGAAAGGGTTCACCAACATTGCGGAAGAAAGCGGTCCGGAACATGTGTTCGATCTGATCAACACCTTTCTCGCCGGAATGGGGCCGGCCATCAGGAAAAACAAAGGCTTTGTGGACAAATATCTTGGAGACGGAATCATGGCCCTCTTTTCGGGGAACTCAAGCAACGCCATACAGGCTGCAATAGAAATGCATCAGGCTCTAGATCACTTGAACGCCAACCGCAAAGACCGTGGACTGCCCCCCCTGGAGATGGGAATCGGCATTCATACCGGCTCCTGCATGCTCGGAACCATCGGTGAGGACATGCGGATGGACGGCACGGTAATATCAGATGCGGTAAACCTCAGCTTCCGGCTCCAGAGTCTCACCAGAACCTTCTCCAACCGAATTCTCATCTCAGGGGAAGCCGTGGACCATGCCATGGGGAACGAAGGATTTTATCTGCGGAATATCGGCAGCTTTTCAGTAAAAGGCCGGGGGAACAGGGTTGATGTGGTTGAAGTAATTAATTCCGATCCTCCGGAAATCTGGAAACAGAAACGGAAGACCCGGAAAATGTTTGAGAAAGCAGTGTTCCTGAATCGGCAGGGAAAACAGAAGGAAGCGCTTGAACTGTTCAGAGGCTGCAGAACCGAAGCACCTGATGACGGAGCGGTCCGCTATTATCTTGAAACCCTCAGCTGA
- a CDS encoding aminopeptidase translates to MNTETLQKYAELALKVGLDFQKDQCLQIGTGVGTYEYARAIGKTAYEMGAKYVRIVVSDNELTKSRAENTSKENLSYIPRDLIEGGKMQLDESWARIRIDSTEELDVLKGVDSDALSEMTRSSRTAMKFLSEQLMRHKHPWLVLAAPGPKWAKRIYGLGDDASQKEIDEAYRKLEEVFISILRLDKEDPVATWKDLGRTLRERGLKLNGMKLDRVRFTSGKTDLTVALAPTHTWLGGPSQLPDGRWYEPNLPTEEVFTTPDYRRTEGVVHVVKPVKVMENLVEGAWFKFEKGKVVDFGADSGKDILGKFLSMDEGASYLGEVALVDVDSPINRSGIIFGSILFDENASCHIALGAGYPSCLANADDLQSNEELKDAGCNVSVLHTDFMISDDETDVTGYTADGTEMPIIRKGKFVL, encoded by the coding sequence ATGAATACAGAAACATTACAAAAGTACGCAGAGCTGGCCCTGAAAGTGGGGCTGGATTTTCAGAAAGATCAGTGTCTTCAGATTGGAACAGGCGTTGGAACATATGAATATGCCCGTGCCATCGGGAAAACGGCCTATGAAATGGGTGCGAAGTATGTGCGCATCGTAGTGTCAGACAATGAGCTCACCAAAAGCCGGGCCGAGAACACCTCAAAGGAAAACCTGAGTTATATTCCCCGGGATCTCATAGAGGGCGGGAAGATGCAGCTGGATGAGAGCTGGGCCCGAATCAGAATTGACAGCACCGAAGAACTGGATGTGCTCAAGGGTGTGGATTCCGACGCCCTGAGTGAAATGACCCGCAGCAGCCGTACGGCAATGAAATTCTTGAGTGAACAGCTGATGCGCCACAAGCATCCCTGGCTGGTGCTTGCCGCTCCGGGCCCCAAATGGGCAAAACGGATTTACGGTCTGGGGGATGACGCAAGTCAGAAGGAAATAGATGAAGCCTACCGTAAGCTGGAAGAGGTGTTCATCTCAATCCTGCGGCTGGACAAAGAAGATCCGGTTGCCACCTGGAAGGATCTGGGCCGAACCCTCAGAGAGCGGGGACTCAAGCTCAACGGCATGAAGCTGGACCGGGTACGCTTCACTTCAGGAAAAACCGATCTCACTGTGGCTCTTGCACCCACCCATACCTGGCTGGGCGGTCCCAGTCAGCTTCCCGACGGCCGCTGGTACGAGCCCAACCTTCCAACCGAGGAAGTATTCACCACCCCGGATTACCGTCGGACCGAGGGCGTGGTTCACGTGGTGAAGCCGGTGAAGGTGATGGAAAATCTGGTGGAAGGCGCATGGTTCAAATTCGAGAAGGGCAAAGTGGTGGATTTCGGTGCGGATTCCGGTAAGGATATTCTTGGGAAATTTCTCTCCATGGATGAAGGCGCATCCTATCTGGGAGAGGTTGCCCTTGTGGATGTTGATTCTCCCATTAACCGCAGCGGTATAATTTTCGGAAGCATTTTGTTTGATGAAAACGCATCCTGCCACATCGCATTGGGCGCCGGATATCCCTCCTGTCTTGCAAATGCTGACGACCTGCAAAGCAACGAAGAGCTGAAAGACGCAGGGTGCAATGTAAGCGTTCTTCACACCGACTTCATGATCAGTGATGATGAAACCGACGTGACCGGTTACACTGCCGATGGTACAGAGATGCCGATTATCCGGAAGGGCAAGTTCGTTTTATAA
- a CDS encoding DUF1566 domain-containing protein: MFVMLPGILAALMLISACVIADGDPPDEPGSEALIASFILASTDNPGLSADVEAEIRETAISAELPQGSDRSSLVPSITTSEGASIDPASGEAADFSSTVTYSVTAEDGVSSTDYEVTFSVATGSNPGGGSSYPAVVMGTGQNYSYFSGDDGDMERGVNWPEPRFTDNGDGTITDELTGLMWEQVPSNQDGNTLEGVIGLAAASWTGGHNDWRVPNIREFRSLFHAGEEYLHTWLETQGFSGLTSIGNGLYFTSSYWPQDETVIYLQHNDSSYIHSFLSRDSMGTGVYHWLVRGTPWN; encoded by the coding sequence ATGTTCGTTATGTTGCCGGGGATTCTTGCTGCGCTCATGCTCATATCAGCATGCGTAATTGCAGATGGAGATCCTCCTGACGAACCCGGCAGTGAAGCGCTGATAGCTTCATTTATTCTTGCAAGTACAGACAATCCGGGGCTTTCTGCGGATGTGGAGGCGGAGATCCGCGAAACCGCCATCAGTGCAGAACTGCCCCAGGGCAGCGACCGTTCTTCGCTGGTGCCCAGCATTACCACATCCGAAGGTGCGAGCATCGATCCGGCATCCGGAGAAGCGGCGGATTTCAGCTCCACGGTTACCTACAGCGTTACCGCAGAAGACGGAGTCAGCAGCACCGACTACGAGGTAACGTTCAGCGTTGCCACGGGTTCCAATCCCGGAGGGGGCAGCAGCTATCCCGCCGTGGTTATGGGAACCGGCCAGAATTACAGCTATTTTTCCGGAGATGACGGGGATATGGAGAGGGGCGTGAACTGGCCTGAACCGCGGTTCACCGATAACGGTGACGGCACCATTACCGACGAACTGACCGGATTGATGTGGGAACAGGTTCCCTCAAACCAAGACGGCAACACCCTTGAAGGAGTTATCGGCCTGGCCGCTGCTTCCTGGACCGGAGGTCACAACGACTGGCGGGTTCCGAATATCCGGGAGTTCCGAAGCCTTTTCCACGCAGGAGAGGAATACCTGCATACCTGGCTTGAAACCCAGGGCTTCTCTGGCTTGACCAGCATCGGCAACGGACTTTACTTTACCAGCTCATACTGGCCGCAGGATGAAACTGTTATTTACCTTCAGCATAATGATAGCTCGTATATTCACTCGTTTCTCAGCCGTGACAGCATGGGTACCGGTGTGTACCACTGGCTTGTCCGGGGAACTCCGTGGAATTGA
- a CDS encoding TSUP family transporter: MIESGLIEQGLIHNMPVLAGLILAAAGFLAGFIDSMAGGGGMITIPVFLLTGFSPHQAIATNKLQASFGSLTATLRYRNGGLVRIREILPGIAFTLMGAASGAAAVQLLSADFLDLIIPIALSALFFFMLLRKDLGKVESKERLGRGLFYLIFGLIIGFYDGFFGPGTGSFWTIAFVTLAGMNLKRATGHTKVVNFTSNIVSLGVFLTGGNILIVPGILMGLAQIGGAWTGSHLVMKRDSSFVRIIFLSVLGVSILYLGYQAYIQ; encoded by the coding sequence ATGATTGAAAGCGGACTCATAGAACAGGGACTTATTCACAATATGCCGGTGCTGGCAGGGCTCATTCTTGCAGCTGCCGGATTTCTGGCCGGCTTTATCGATTCCATGGCCGGGGGAGGCGGGATGATCACCATTCCGGTATTTCTTCTCACCGGATTCTCCCCCCACCAGGCCATCGCCACCAACAAGCTTCAGGCCAGTTTCGGCAGCCTCACCGCCACCCTGCGCTACCGTAACGGGGGGCTTGTTCGGATCCGGGAGATACTCCCGGGAATCGCCTTCACTCTCATGGGGGCGGCCTCCGGTGCGGCGGCGGTTCAGCTTCTGTCTGCGGATTTTCTTGATCTGATAATTCCGATAGCCCTCTCTGCGCTGTTCTTTTTTATGCTGCTCAGGAAGGATCTGGGGAAGGTGGAATCCAAGGAACGGCTGGGGCGGGGATTGTTTTATCTCATATTCGGTCTGATCATCGGTTTCTACGACGGTTTTTTCGGCCCCGGCACGGGCAGCTTCTGGACAATCGCATTCGTCACCCTGGCGGGCATGAACCTCAAGCGGGCCACCGGCCACACCAAGGTGGTGAACTTCACAAGCAACATTGTATCCCTGGGAGTGTTTCTCACCGGGGGAAACATTCTCATTGTTCCCGGAATTCTCATGGGTCTTGCCCAGATCGGCGGTGCATGGACGGGAAGCCACCTGGTAATGAAGCGGGACAGTTCTTTCGTCCGTATCATATTTCTCAGCGTCCTGGGGGTGAGTATTCTCTACCTGGGCTACCAGGCCTACATTCAGTAA
- a CDS encoding ABC transporter ATP-binding protein, protein MLKIDNINTYYGNIHALQDVSLEINEGEIITLIGANGAGKSTTLMSVSGVVPVRSGSIRFQGEEISGMDPDQVVTRGLVQVPEGRRIFPQLTVRENLDMGAFLRRDKAEIAKDLEYVYELFPRLADRRNQAGGTLSGGEQQMLAISRALMARPKLLLLDEPSLGLAPLLVQQIFEIITRINTEGGVSIFLVEQNAHMALKVAHRGYVLETGNVTLSDTAANLAADEDVKKAYLGL, encoded by the coding sequence ATGCTTAAAATCGACAATATCAACACATATTACGGCAACATCCACGCCCTGCAGGATGTCTCGCTGGAGATCAACGAGGGTGAGATCATCACCCTTATCGGAGCCAACGGGGCCGGAAAATCCACAACCCTCATGTCGGTGAGCGGTGTTGTACCGGTGCGCAGCGGCAGCATCCGGTTTCAGGGGGAGGAAATCTCCGGAATGGATCCGGACCAGGTGGTGACCCGGGGACTCGTGCAGGTTCCCGAGGGGCGGCGCATATTCCCCCAGCTGACGGTGCGGGAAAACCTGGATATGGGGGCCTTCCTTCGCCGGGACAAGGCGGAGATTGCCAAAGATCTGGAGTATGTATACGAGCTGTTTCCCAGGCTTGCGGACCGGCGCAATCAGGCTGGGGGAACCCTGTCAGGGGGCGAGCAGCAGATGCTGGCCATATCCCGGGCGCTGATGGCCCGGCCCAAGCTTCTTCTCCTGGATGAGCCTTCGCTGGGGCTTGCACCCCTCCTGGTGCAGCAGATCTTCGAGATCATCACCCGGATCAACACCGAAGGGGGAGTGAGCATTTTTCTGGTTGAGCAGAACGCCCACATGGCTCTGAAGGTGGCCCACCGGGGCTATGTTCTGGAAACGGGCAATGTGACCCTCAGCGATACTGCAGCTAACCTTGCCGCAGATGAAGATGTGAAGAAGGCGTACCTGGGACTCTGA